One window of Nymphaea colorata isolate Beijing-Zhang1983 chromosome 1, ASM883128v2, whole genome shotgun sequence genomic DNA carries:
- the LOC116245847 gene encoding uncharacterized protein LOC116245847 isoform X1 — protein MGSAAVGLKQILTSAALKGVTEARARIFGNVLNATGQRSPHKILRKKLIGDKVAEWYPYDIKKDDPLVMGRLEHECLAKLEMLKHRGKGPPKKGQGKHAVKRSK, from the exons ATGGGATCCGCAGCAGTTGG TCTGAAGCAGATTTTGACGTCGGCGGCGCTCAAGGGAGTGACAGAAGCGAGGGCTAGGATCTTCGGGAACGTTCTCAACGCGACGGGGCAGAGATCTCCTCACAAAATCCTTCGGAAGAAGCTGATCGGCGATAAGGTGGCGGAGTGGTACCCATACGACATCAAGAAGGACGATCCCCTGGTGATGGGGAGGCTCGAGCACGAGTGCCTAGCGAAGCTCGAGATGCTGAAGCACCGAGGGAAGGGCCCCCCCAAGAAGGGACAGGGCAAGCATGCCGTTAAGCGTAGCAAATAA
- the LOC116245847 gene encoding uncharacterized protein LOC116245847 isoform X2, which yields MSLKQILTSAALKGVTEARARIFGNVLNATGQRSPHKILRKKLIGDKVAEWYPYDIKKDDPLVMGRLEHECLAKLEMLKHRGKGPPKKGQGKHAVKRSK from the coding sequence ATGAGTCTGAAGCAGATTTTGACGTCGGCGGCGCTCAAGGGAGTGACAGAAGCGAGGGCTAGGATCTTCGGGAACGTTCTCAACGCGACGGGGCAGAGATCTCCTCACAAAATCCTTCGGAAGAAGCTGATCGGCGATAAGGTGGCGGAGTGGTACCCATACGACATCAAGAAGGACGATCCCCTGGTGATGGGGAGGCTCGAGCACGAGTGCCTAGCGAAGCTCGAGATGCTGAAGCACCGAGGGAAGGGCCCCCCCAAGAAGGGACAGGGCAAGCATGCCGTTAAGCGTAGCAAATAA
- the LOC116260794 gene encoding protein ULTRAPETALA 1-like: METGGDGNGEVGLFWDEDLSGISGLKRGGDFVEVMCGCTCPKYGDAIGRLRILAHGDLEVSCECTPGCQESKLSPAAFEKHARREASRKWKNNVWVMVRGEKVPLSKTVLLKYYNKYNANGAHRSHTGRLCHRDEFIRCTSCKKERRFRLRNKEECRVYHDALKDLNWKCSDMAYDRISCDHDEERASRKVYRGCYRSPTCRGCTSCVCFGCEICRFSECSCQTCVDFTLNAKA, encoded by the exons ATGGAGACTGGTGGCGATGGCAATGGCGAAGTTGGTTTGTTCTGGGATGAGGATTTGAGTGGGATAAGCGGGTTGAAGAGGGGTGGAGATTTCGTCGAGGTCATGTGTGGGTGCACTTGTCCGAAATATGGGGACGCTATTGGGAGGCTGAGGATCTTAGCTCATGGGGATCTTGAGGTTAGCTGCGAGTGCACGCCGGGATGCCAAGAGA GTAAACTCAGCCCAGCAgcttttgaaaaacatgctCGGAGGGAGGCTTCcaggaaatggaaaaataatgTTTGGGTCATGGTTAGGGGAGAGAAGGTGCCATTGTCAAAGACAGTGTTGCTAAAGTACTACAACAAATACAATGCCAATGGGGCTCACAGATCCCATACTGGACGGCTTTGTCATCGTGATGAATTTATCCGATGTACCAGCTGCAAAAAGGAGCGCAGATTCCGACTCAGGAACAAAGAGGAATGCCGTGTTTACCATGATGCTTTAAAAGATCTCAACTGGAAATGCTCAGATATGGCCTATGACAG AATCAGCTGTGATCATGATGAAGAACGTGCAAGCCGAAAAGTGTACAGGGGATGCTATCGCTCCCCAACCTGTAGAGGTTGCACATCTTGCGTCTGTTTTGGGTGTGAAATCTGTCGATTCTCTGAATGCAGCTGCCAGACCTGCGTTGATTTCACATTGAATGCAAAGGCTTGA
- the LOC116246202 gene encoding uncharacterized protein LOC116246202, with product MRAVVITKPGGPEVLEVQEVEDPKFGDDEVLIKVAATALNRADTLQRMGKYPPPKGASPYPGLECSGIVEAVGKNVTRWVVGDQVCALLSGGGYAEKVAVPGVQVLPIPHGVSLRDAASLPEVACTVWSTVFMMSRLSPGESFLVHGGSSGIGTFAIQIAKHIGARVFVTAGNEEKLRFCKELGADVCINYKTQDFVKRVKEETEGKGVDFILDNVGGSYFQRNLDSLNVDGRLFIIGTQGGPIAESNISCFIAKRLTVQGAGLRNRTTENKSVIVSEVEKNVWPAIEAGKVKPVIYKVFPLSEAAEAHRILESSTHIGKILLVR from the exons ATGAGGGCGGTGGTGATCACGAAGCCGGGAGGCCCGGAAGTTCTTGAGGTTCAAGAAGTCGAAGACCCTAAATTTGGAGACGATGAAGTTCTGATCAAGGTAGCGGCCACGGCCTTGAATCGGGCGGACACCCTACAGAGGATGGGAAAATATCCTCCGCCAAAGGGAGCCTCCCCTTACCCTGGCCTTGAATGCTCCGGCATAGTTGAGGCCGTCGGGAAGAACGTCACGCGGTGGGTTGTCGGCGATCAG GTCTGTGCACTTCTTAGTGGAGGTGGATATGCAGAAAAAGTTGCAGTGCCAGGTGTTCAGGTTCTTCCTATTCCACATGGTGTTTCTTTAAGGGATGCTGCAAGCTTGCCAGAGGTTGCTTGTACTGTATGGTCAACTGTTTTTATGATGAGCCGCTTGTCTCCAGGGGAAAGTTTTCTG GTACATGGAGGATCAAGCGGTATTGGCACATTTGCTATTCAAATTGCCAAACATATCGGAGCAAGAGTTTTTGTTACAGCAG GAAATGAAGAGAAGCTGAGATTTTGCAAGGAACTTGGGGCAGATGTGTGCATAAATTATAAAACCCAAGATTTCGTTAAACGTGtcaaagaagaaacagaaggCAAAG GTGTTGATTTCATATTAGACAATGTAGGTGGTTCCTACTTCCAGCGGAATCTGGACAGCTTGAACGTGGACGGGAGGCTTTTTATTATTGGCACGCAAGGTGGCCCCATTGCTGAATCCAATATTAGTTGCTTCATAGCAAAGCGTCTCACAGTACAAG GTGCTGGTCTAAGAAATAGAACTACCGAAAACAAATCTGTAATTGTGAGTGAAGTTGAGAAGAATGTTTGGCCTGCTATTGAAGCTGGGAAGGTGAAGCCTGTAATATACAAGGTGTTTCCATTATCTGAGGCAGCAGAAGCCCACAGGATCCTGGAAAGCAGCACACACATTGGGAAGATTCTACTGGTTCGTTGA
- the LOC116265860 gene encoding lysine-specific histone demethylase 1 homolog 2-like, producing the protein MGGTAAESSCRRTTRRNAGRKNYDENMIDEIMESHLGSVPKKRNRTVADLQKETELEAMIALSLGFPIDALLDEEIRAGVVSELGGREQNDYIVVRNHILCMWRDNVGKYLHKNEIMESVSNEYEGMVRKAYEFLLSNGYINFGVSTSIKAEIPKEATMGSVIVIGSGLAGLAAARQLLSFGFKVVVLEGRKRPGGRVYTKKIGRRGRFGAADLGGSIITGIHANPLGVLARQLSLPLHKVRDKCPLYRPDGSPLDEETDSKIEFIFNRLLDKATQLRQTIGAESAAGISLGSALETFRQLYSVALNVDERQLLDWHLANLEFSNAGLLPQLSLAFWDQDDPYEMGGDHCFLAGGNGRLIDAMCDNVPIFYGKTVDTIKYDSHGVEVIAGGQAFQADMVICTVPLGVLKRRSITFSPELPKRKLDAIDRLGFGLLNKVAMIFPHVFWGEELDTFGCINDDSSRRGEFYLFYCCHMVSGAPVIIALVAGEAAITFESTDPTHSLHRVLSVLRGIYSPRGIEVPNPIQTICTRWGSDPLSCGSYSHVRVGSSGDDYDILAENVGDGRLFFAGEATSRQYPATMHGAFLSGLREASHVLMAARSRQTAVMKSIPRYSQLSEDILVDLFKKPDRTVGKFSFIFDPRTDDPNSMGLMRISFGENHDVCDTKNVGEGENVRIQCSSKLQLHLYAAISKGKADDLKLVSGSNENKLIYLHKNIGLKLMGSRGLGASGNCLVASIAGARKSSGRSSCSSVKT; encoded by the exons ATGGGGGGCACTGCGGCAGAGAGTAGCTGTAGGAGAACAACAAGGAGGAATGCAGGACGCAAAAATTATGATGAGAACATGATAGATGAGATCATGGAGAGCCATCTTGGTAGCGTTCCGAAGAAGCGGAACCGTACGGTGGCTGATTTGCAGAAGGAGACGGAATTAGAGGCCATGATTGCCTTGTCGCTGGGGTTCCCGATTGATGCGCTGCTTGATGAAGAGATCAGAGCTGGGGTGGTTAGTGAATTGGGTGGGAGAGAGCAGAATGACTACATTGTGGTCAGGAATCATATCCTGTGTATGTGGAGGGATAATGTTGGTAAATATCTGCACAAAAACGAAATTATGGAGTCAGTGAGCAATGAATATGAAGGGATGGTCCGGAAGGCGTACGAGTTCCTTTTGTCCAATGGGTATATCAATTTTGGGGTTTCAACTTCTATCAAGGCAGAAATTCCCAAAGAAGCTACTATGGGCAGTGTGATTGTCATAGGTAGTGGTCTTGCTGGATTAGCTGCCGCAAGGCAGTTATTGAGCTTTGGTTTTAAGGTAGTAGTTCttgaaggaagaaagagacCTGGTGGGCGAGTTTATACAAAGAAAATTGGCCGCAGAGGTAGGTTCGGTGcagcagatcttggtggtagtattATCACTGGAATCCATGCGAACCCACTCGGAGTTTTGGCAAGACAATTGTCTCTTCCTCTTCACAAGGTGAGAGATAAATGTCCTTTGTATAGGCCGGATGGATCACCATTGGATGAGGAAACCGATTCAAAGATTGAGTTCATCTTTAATAGATTGTTGGACAAGGCTACACAACTGAGACAGACAATAGGTGCAGAATCTGCAGCAGGGATTTCACTGGGTTCTGCTTTGGAGACATTCAGGCAGCTCTACAGCGTGGCGCTTAATGTGGATGAAAGGCAACTTCTTGATTGGCATCTGGCAAATTTGGAATTTTCAAATGCCGGTCTCCTGCCACAATTGTCACTTGCATTCTGGGATCAGGATGATCCATATGAAATGGGTGGGGATCACTGTTTTCTTGCTGGTGGTAATGGTCGCTTGATCGATGCTATGTGCGATAATGTGCCTATTTTCTACGGGAAGACTGTGGATACAATTAAATATGACAGTCATGGTGTTGAAGTGATAGCTGGAGGTCAAGCTTTTCAAGCTGATATGGTAATATGCACAGTGCCGCTTGGTGTTCTCAAGCGTCGGTCCATAACGTTCTCTCCAGAGTTACCTAAAAGGAAACTCGATGCAATAGACAGACTGGGTTTTGGATTGCTCAACAAAGTGGCCATGATATTCCCCCATGTATTCTGGGGTGAGGAGCTTGATACTTTTGGCTGTATCAATGATGATAGTTCAAGGAGAGGCGAATTCTACCTGTTTTACTGCTGTCACATGGTTTCAGGCGCACCAGTTATTATAGCTTTAGTGGCAGGTGAAGCTGCGATAACATTTGAGAGCACAGATCCAACCCATTCGCTTCACCGGGTTCTAAGTGTTCTCAGAG GTATATACAGTCCCAGAGGTATTGAAGTACCAAACCCCATTCAGACGATATGTACTAGATGGGGAAGCGATCCTCTGTCCTGTGGTTCATATTCACATGTCAGGGTTGGGTCATCTGGTGATGACTATGATATTCTTGCGGAAAATGTGGGGGATGGTCGGCTTTTCTTTGCTGGTGAGGCCACATCCAGGCAATACCCAGCCACCATGCATGGTGCTTTTTTGAGTGGATTGCGGGAGGCTTCTCACGTTCTCATGGCTGCTAGAAGTAGGCAGACTGCTGTAATGAAGTCCATACCAAGATATTCTCAACTGTCCGAGGATATTCTCGTTGATCTGTTTAAAAAGCCTGATCGGACGGTTGgaaaattttccttcatattcGATCCTAGAACAGATGATCCCAACTCTATGGGGCTCATGAGGATTTCTTTTGGAGAAAATCATGACGTCTGTGACACCAAAAACGTGGGCGAAGGTGAAAATGTTAGAATTCAATGCTCATCTAAATTACAATTACACCTATATGCGGCCATATCTAAAGGAAAAGCAGATGATCTGAAGTTGGTTAGTGGGAGCAACGAAAATAAGCTGATTtatcttcataaaaatattggGCTGAAATTAATGGGGAGTAGAGGATTAGGAGCATCAGGAAACTGCTTAGTTGCAAGCATTGCTGGTGCACGAAAATCCAGTGGACGAAGCAGTTGTTCTTCTGTGAAAACATGA